Below is a window of Desmonostoc muscorum LEGE 12446 DNA.
ACTATGCAAGAAAAAATCTCTTGGCAGTTTTAACCTGACTCACTATAAAAATCAGCTAAGATATCTCGGATTTCATTTGCATTAATATCTTCTCGGTCAGATTTGGTATAAATCGTTAACAGCAAAAGACTTGTAGGTGACTCAACTTGATAAATTAATCGATAACCAGCACTTTTACCTTTTTGAATATTACTATTGCGAACTCTCACCTTATAAACAATATATTCTTCACCAATACGTGCAATTCTATCTCCTACGATATTTCCCTGTTGTAATTGCTCAATAATCGGTTGAACATCAGAACGAATATTGCGAAATCTCTTTGAGAGTCTGTAAAGTTCCTCTTCAAATTCATCAGAAAATCGAATTGAAACCGGATTTTCACTCTGCATCAATCCTGTCCCATAGCTCACTAAGTGGTCTAGTTTGCCCCATTTTTGCTTGCTGTAAGGCTCTTCTCAAACTCGCTTTCACTTCCTCAATGGGTGTATCGTCGGGGTCAATTTCTTCAGCATCTGTTGATTCTGGAACCAAAACGATTACCCGAACCTGGTGAGGATAATTCGTTCCTTGAATCGGCTCATCTAAAACTAAGTTTCCCTGAGAGTCAATTTTACCAGTAACTTCGATCGCTTTCATTTGTTATTTACCTGATTTTGTAGGAGATTCTAACACGCCCAAATCCAAGGGCGATCGATAAAGAAAATTTTAAATATACTTTTTATTTAACTTGATTCACTAGAAAAATCAGCTAAAATATCTCGGATTTCAAGCGATCGCAATTTTATCGCTGTTTTTTTTGGTAAACAAGGTGCGAAGGATGACTGTTATGAAGTAGCGCAAATAAATATCCTTCACACCAAGAAATGCAGTTACAAAAGTATCTGTAGAATTCTTTTTAAGGAATGGGAACCGATCGCAATAATCGCTCAACAACAGTTCTAGCGTTGCGTCCTCCTCTGGGAATGAGACGATGGCAAATAACGTAAGGGACGAGAAATTTTACATCATCGGGAATGGCATAATCACGCCCTAATAGAAAAGCTAGGGCTTGGGCACCTCGTTGTAATGCTACTGTGCCACGAGGACTAACACCAAGGGCGATTTCCTCATCTTGGCGTGTCGCCCGCACTAATTCAAGGATGTACTGTTGCAAGGAGGTTGTCACTTTGACTTGAGAACAGAGGTAACGCAATTCCTGTACTTCTGCCAAGGTAATACAAGGCTTTAAGTCAGCAACCTTGATACCATTTTGGAGATTTTGCAGCATTTGGAGTTCTTCTGCTTCGGAAGGATAGCCCAAACTCAATGACAACATAAACCTGTCCATTTGGGCTTCTGGCAGGGGAAAAGTACCTTGATATTCAATAGGGTTTTGCGTAGCAATGACAAAGAATGGTTGAGGAACTGCACGAGAGACACCATCAACTGTTACCTGATTTTCTTCCATAACTTCTAGCAAAGCTGACTGAGTGCGGGGTGTGGCGCGATTAATTTCGTCAGCAAGTAGCACATTGGCAAAAACTGGCCCAGGAAGAAAAGTAAATTCGCCGCTTTTTGGGTTCCAGATGTTGGTACCAGTGATGTCAGTTGGCAGTAAATCAGGGGTGCATTGTAAGCGTTGAAACTTGCCATCTACTGAACGAGCTAGAGATTTAGCAAGCAGGGTTTTGCCAACCCCAGGGACATCTTCTAATAGGGCATGACCACCACCTAGCAAGGCTACTAGCACTAAGCGTATCGCCTCACTTTTGCCAACGATGGTAAGAGTCAGATTTTGTGTTAGGGCGTCAATTTTTTCTCTCATGCGGTGTGGGGAGTGGGGAATGGGGACTGGGGACTGGGGACTGGGGACTAGGGACTGGGGACTAGGGACTGGGGACTGGAAGAACTTTCCTAATACCCACTCCCCAGTACCCAATACCCAGTACCCAATACCCAATACCCTATCTATTGTTCCCACTCAGCACTCAGCACTCAGCACTGGGCACTAAGAACTTGTTTAGCGGCTATGCAGTCAAGTTGAATTTGTGTTTTCAGGGCTTCTAGAGAAGGAAATTTTTGTTCCGGGCGTAAAAATTTGACTAGTTCTATAGCCAGTTTCTTACCATACAAATCACCAGACCAATCGAACAGATGTACTTCCACAGATGCAGAAGCACCATTTACAGTTGGACGATTACCAATATTCATGACGCCCAATATCTCACTAGGAGATACATTTGCTGTTTCACTGAGAGTGAAAACTCGGACAGCGTAAACTCCTTGGCGGGGCAAGAACTTTTCTTTTGGTAGCTGGAGATTGGCGGTGGGAAAGCCAATGGTTCTGCCGAGTTGCTGTCCTTGAACGACCATACCAAGGAGGGTGTAGGGGCGTCCTAGTAGGAGATTTGCGTTTTCGATGTCACCGTCCTCAAGGGTTTGGCGGATCAATGAAGTGCTAATGCGGGCATCCTGATTTGGAGTGGTACTGGTGCAACTGCTTTGGGTAGGTGAGTCGCCTGTATAAGTTTGTAAGGGAACGATGGTAACGGGAATATTGTAATTGGCGGCGATTAATTGCAAATCTTTAGCAGTACCAATGCGCTTTTTGCCAAAACAAAAATCTTCTCCGATACTAATTTGCTGGCATTGGAGTTGTTGGACGAGAATTTTTTCGACAAATTCTTCAGGAGTCAAAGCAGATAATTCTTTGTCGAAAGGAAGTAATACCAGTTGTTCTACTCCAAGCGATCGCAATTGTTGGACTTTTTCATCGAGTGGCGTTAACAAACTCCGGGGTTGCCCCGTAAAAAACTCCTGTGGGTGCGGATCAAAGGTGACAACTGTCGAGTAAATGTATTGTTGATTTGTCAGTTGTTGATTTTCGTTAGACTGTGGACTACTGACTACTGACAACTGACCACCAGGGTGCAATACTGGCTCAATTACCCTTTGATGACCAAGATGTACACCATCAAATTTGCCAAGTGCAACAGCAGTCGGCGTTAGTAGCCCTTCGGTGGAAGAAGCAACCCACACAGAACACCCATTTTGAGACAAATTTAGCACGTGGATTCTGAGATTTTAGGTTTATTTTAGCTATCAGCAGGAAGCTACCCTATAGTAAACCGCTTTGAGGAGGACAGGTTTTGTAGTACCAACTTGTCATTAGTCATTAGTCATTAGTCCAATGCCCCATACTTCTCTACGAGAGGCTGGGCCAACGGCTTTGCTCAGTACAAGTGCCCAATGCCCAATGCCCAATGCCCAATGTTGTCGCCCTTGTTCTGTAGTCGGCGTTGCGACAACTTGCTTGGGCAGTGCTGTCTCAAGGTATAGCCAACGGGTACGGTGTTGCGCTGAAAGCTTCTGATCACCAATCTAATCTAAAATCTACAATTGCTTCGATGCCAGCTTTAGACAGAAAACTTGCTAACAGGAAAAGATTCTGATAACGAAGCTGAGGTGGAAACTTGGAGTATGATTCCTTCCCGTGCCATAATCGCACCAGGAAATTTCGCAGCTGCTTGTTTCCCTACACGATCCAAAAAGTCGTCATTGTGCGCCGGGTCATGGTGGTAAATCACCAAAGTTTTGACGTTAGCAGCCTGTGCCACTTTCACAGCTTCTTGCCAGGTGGAATGTCCCCAGCCAATTTTCGGGGATGTTGGCGAATGATATTCCTCGTCAGTGTAGGTAGAATCGTAAATTAAGATGTCGGCATTACGAGATAGCCAAAGCACATTTTCATCAAGTCGATCGCGAAAATGTTCAGTATCTGTAATGTAAACAGCAGCACCATCACGCCAGTTGACGCGGTATCCTACGGCTTCACCTGGATGATTTAAAGGTGCTGTTTCCACAGTCACATCATCAATATCTATTGGTTGCCCCGCTCGAATGTTGTGGAAACTTAAATTGGCTTGCATAATCTGCAAGGGCACGGGAAAATTCGGGTGGAGCATCTGGTCATTGAGGCGCTGTTCTATGGTAGAACCATCAGGAGCGATCGCGCCGTAGATATGAAAGTCATTCCCCTTAACAAACCCTGGAACAAAGAAGGGAAAACCCTGCATGTGGTCCCAGTGAGAATGGGTGAAAAATATATGAGCTTCTAACGGCATCTGGCGCAATAAAGATTGCCCCAAAACATGTAGTCCCGTACCACCATCGAAAATTAAGCGTTTACCGCCCACTTGCATCTCAACGCAAGGGGTATTACCGCCGTAACGAACGGTGTGTGGTCCTGGACTGGGGATGCTGCCGCGAACTCCCCAAAATTGAACGGTAAATTGGTTCTCTATCCTAGACATGGGTGTTGCTTGCTGGACTGAGCGGGCGATAAATGAAAAAATTGTTACTTGTTTGGTTCAAGTTTATACTGTCTCACCGATTTTAGTAGGGAGAGGATTAGAGGGAAGATTTCTTGGTAGAACAGCATACCCTGTTTCCGGGTGATTGTGTAAATATCGATGAGCTACTCTAAGGTGTAATTTTCAAGTTTTTCGGGTGTATGTGTATCCGTTATCTCAAAGGTGCCCCTACGTTATAGCCTAGATTTTGTTGTCATGCATTGAATTAATTCCAGTTCTTTCCTCGTAAATCAATGATTCAGGGAAATTTGAATTCCCATTGAGATAATTTATCTAGTCCAGTTGGGTAGGTAAGATTGTACTGGAGGGGAGTTATACTGATGTAGTTATTACGTACAACATGCACATCTATCGGTACATTTTGCGGTAAATTTAACCCAACTGGAGGTTCTACATCCTCAATGACTTCTCCAGTTAACCAATAGTACGTTTTTCCACGAGGATCGACTCGTTTATCAAACACATCTATGTAACGCCGCACTCCTTGACGGGTGAGAGTTACTCCAGCAATTTCTTCCCACTCAACAGCAGGAATATTGACATTAAGTAACATCAAATCCGGCAGTGGTTTTTGGGCTAACTGGTCTAACAGAGTTTTGGCAAACTTAGCAGCAGGTTGAAAGTTTTTTGAAGTATGACTCGTAAGACTCATCGCTACACTGGGGATGCCTTCAATGAGACCTTCCATGGCCGCAGAAACAGTGCCAGAATACAAAATTTCAGTTCCCAAATTGGCACCTTGATTGATGCCAGAGATCACGAAATCCGGGGGAGTTTCTAACAAAGCCCACAGCGCCAATTTGACGCAATCTGAAGGCGTACCATCGCAAGCCCAAGCTTTAACAGCCGGATGAAAAATCGACTCAACGATTTCGGCGCGAATTGGTTGGTGCAAAGTTAATCCATGCCCAGTTGCCGATCGCTCTCGGTCTGGGCAAACTACAGTAACTTCATGGCCTGCTTCTGCTAAGTAGTTGGCTAGGGTACGAATACCCATAGCAGAAATACCGTCATCGTTGCTAATTAGTAATTTCATAGGCATTGGGAATTGTGTATGGGGCACTTGTACTGAGTGACTCGTGCCGAGCATCTCGATTTCGCTTGATGGAACCGGAGCCGAGGTAAGCCGAAGTATTGGGCATGGGGTATTATTTGGTTATTAGTCATTAGTTATGTGTAATTTGTCATTTGTCAATGACATTCGTCACAGGCATGAACAAAAACATTAGTCATTAGTTACAGCAGATTTCAAGTTGGTGGAGTACAGAATCTAAGTCTGGTAGTCAATCATAAAGGCTGTTTTACTTCTGAATTTTGCTGTATGACAGTCGTCACAAGCATCAGCAAAAACATACTCCCTTGCCCAATGGCATCTAAACTCGTAAAACCAGCGTAATTTTGACTTTTGAATGCGTGACTTTTGACTTCCCCGAACGCGAGTGCGTCTCGCTCCAGAAGGGGCTGACTCTTGGCTTTGGTTTATTGATGGCATCTTAACTAGAATTATTTTGTAAGCAGTCCATAGCTCTCGACTATAGACTAATGACTATAGATTAATGACTAATAACTAATGACTAGCAATTTAGAAGCTCAACTTTTAGCACTGCGGCATCAAGGAGAACAAGCGATCGCCGCCGCTGATACCCTAGAACGTTTAGAAGAACTCAGAGTTAGCTATCTGGGCAAGAAAGGGGAACTGGGGGCGCTGTTGCGAAGTATGGGGCAGTTGAGTGCAGAGGAACGACCGATAATTGGGGCGATCGCCAATACAGTCAAAGAATCCCTGCAAA
It encodes the following:
- a CDS encoding type II toxin-antitoxin system RelE family toxin codes for the protein MQSENPVSIRFSDEFEEELYRLSKRFRNIRSDVQPIIEQLQQGNIVGDRIARIGEEYIVYKVRVRNSNIQKGKSAGYRLIYQVESPTSLLLLTIYTKSDREDINANEIRDILADFYSESG
- a CDS encoding type II toxin-antitoxin system RelN family antitoxin, with translation MKAIEVTGKIDSQGNLVLDEPIQGTNYPHQVRVIVLVPESTDAEEIDPDDTPIEEVKASLRRALQQAKMGQTRPLSELWDRIDAE
- a CDS encoding AAA family ATPase, whose translation is MREKIDALTQNLTLTIVGKSEAIRLVLVALLGGGHALLEDVPGVGKTLLAKSLARSVDGKFQRLQCTPDLLPTDITGTNIWNPKSGEFTFLPGPVFANVLLADEINRATPRTQSALLEVMEENQVTVDGVSRAVPQPFFVIATQNPIEYQGTFPLPEAQMDRFMLSLSLGYPSEAEELQMLQNLQNGIKVADLKPCITLAEVQELRYLCSQVKVTTSLQQYILELVRATRQDEEIALGVSPRGTVALQRGAQALAFLLGRDYAIPDDVKFLVPYVICHRLIPRGGRNARTVVERLLRSVPIP
- a CDS encoding bifunctional riboflavin kinase/FAD synthetase yields the protein MLNLSQNGCSVWVASSTEGLLTPTAVALGKFDGVHLGHQRVIEPVLHPGGQLSVVSSPQSNENQQLTNQQYIYSTVVTFDPHPQEFFTGQPRSLLTPLDEKVQQLRSLGVEQLVLLPFDKELSALTPEEFVEKILVQQLQCQQISIGEDFCFGKKRIGTAKDLQLIAANYNIPVTIVPLQTYTGDSPTQSSCTSTTPNQDARISTSLIRQTLEDGDIENANLLLGRPYTLLGMVVQGQQLGRTIGFPTANLQLPKEKFLPRQGVYAVRVFTLSETANVSPSEILGVMNIGNRPTVNGASASVEVHLFDWSGDLYGKKLAIELVKFLRPEQKFPSLEALKTQIQLDCIAAKQVLSAQC
- a CDS encoding MBL fold metallo-hydrolase, encoding MSRIENQFTVQFWGVRGSIPSPGPHTVRYGGNTPCVEMQVGGKRLIFDGGTGLHVLGQSLLRQMPLEAHIFFTHSHWDHMQGFPFFVPGFVKGNDFHIYGAIAPDGSTIEQRLNDQMLHPNFPVPLQIMQANLSFHNIRAGQPIDIDDVTVETAPLNHPGEAVGYRVNWRDGAAVYITDTEHFRDRLDENVLWLSRNADILIYDSTYTDEEYHSPTSPKIGWGHSTWQEAVKVAQAANVKTLVIYHHDPAHNDDFLDRVGKQAAAKFPGAIMAREGIILQVSTSASLSESFPVSKFSV
- the surE gene encoding 5'/3'-nucleotidase SurE, translating into MKLLISNDDGISAMGIRTLANYLAEAGHEVTVVCPDRERSATGHGLTLHQPIRAEIVESIFHPAVKAWACDGTPSDCVKLALWALLETPPDFVISGINQGANLGTEILYSGTVSAAMEGLIEGIPSVAMSLTSHTSKNFQPAAKFAKTLLDQLAQKPLPDLMLLNVNIPAVEWEEIAGVTLTRQGVRRYIDVFDKRVDPRGKTYYWLTGEVIEDVEPPVGLNLPQNVPIDVHVVRNNYISITPLQYNLTYPTGLDKLSQWEFKFP